A region from the Brassica napus cultivar Da-Ae chromosome C8, Da-Ae, whole genome shotgun sequence genome encodes:
- the LOC106436900 gene encoding SNF2 domain-containing protein CLASSY 1 isoform X3, with product MKRKRYYQLNHTFDPCPFEVFCSGTWKAVEYLRVESGSMTMRLFENGHVLDDVKPFQRLRLRSRKATTIDCTTFLRHGVDVCVLYQKDEVTPEHDLEPVWVDAKIVSIERKPHEPECLCEFYVSIYIDQGCISSEKHRMNRASVVMGLDQISILQKFPKEQSVDRFYRWRYSEDSASLVKTRLTLGKFMPDLSWLLVTSVLKNTVFHIKTIQNKMVYLIMTDEECSSSSCLSAMNITVEDGVYLSKVVTFNPDEDDTTLALDYVHVEEEEESEEEEEVMELRRSKRRNMRPERYGFSGVQPDSKDGWVRLMPYKYSTWTDDEEDDDEDSNDDRDSDDDLYLPLSHFFGKESNTKGFSKRKESEIVLVDKTARKKKMMMKMKKRDGSGRSRELSVIPFTPVFDPIPLEQFGFNANSLCSGGFSGSNLIDEMDRYRSKPSKYGKKKMLSEMDEMESDLGWIDNMSKSSVQKRTGSHSRTRSGYGKTGHSDEPQIFKRRTLSAGAYNKLIESYMSNIDSTIAAKKETNSVVEQWEALKNPTSTTVEDEDGSSEDDDSEGETSENEMLWREMELCMASSYILDDSELRVDNEAFQKATSGCEHDYELNEEIGMCCKLCGHVGSEIRDVSAPFARQKKWTTEAKHINEEDIDTNVKQDGDEGRSFTMPVATLEVPSPEESENVWSLIPQLRRKLHMHQKKAFEFLWRNLAGSVVPSMMDPSSDKIGGCVVSHTPGAGKTFLIIAFLASYLKIFPGKRPLVLAPKTTLYTWYKEFIKWEIPVPVHLIHGRRTYCVAKENKIQFKGIPKPSQDVSHVIDCLDKIQKWHAQPSVLVMGYTSFLTLMREDSKFAHRKYMAKVLRESPGLLVLDEGHNPRSTKSRLRKALMKVDTDLRVLLSGTLFQNNFCEYFNTLCLARPKFIHEVLMELDEKFNTNQTVQKAPHLIENRARKFFLDIIAKKIDTKVGDERLQGLNMLRNMTSGFIDNYEGSGSGSGDVLPGLQIYTLLMNSTDLQHKTLTKLQTVMSTYHGYPLELELLITLAAIHPWLVKTSTCCAKFFNPEELFEIEKLKHDAKKGSKVMFVLNLVFRVVKREKILIFCHNIAPIRLFLELFENVFRWKRGREILTLTGDLELFDRGRVIDKFEEHGGPSRVLLASITACAEGISLTAASRVIMLDSEWNPSKTKQAIARAFRPGQQKVVHVYQLLSRGTLEEDKYRRTTWKEWVSSMIFSEEFVEDPSQWQAEKIEDDVLREIVEEDKVKSFHMIMKNEKASTG from the exons ATGAAGAGAAAGCGTTACTATCAGTTGAACCATACGTTTGATCCATGTC CTTTCGAGGTGTTCTGTTCAGGGACATGGAAGGCAGTGGAGTACTTAAGAGTCGAGAGTGGATCGATGACCATGCGACTTTTTGAGAACGGGCATGTATTGGATGATGTAAAACCTTTCCAAAGGCTTCGTCTTAGATCAAGAAAGGCCACTACTATCGACTGCACCACTTTTCTACGGCACGGTGTTGATGTTTGTGTTCTCTATCAGAAAGATGAAGTGACTCCAGAGCATGACTTGGAGCCG GTATGGGTTGATGCAAAGATTGTATCCATAGAGAGGAAGCCTCATGAACCTGAGTGCTTGTGTGAGTTCTACGTCAGCATCTATATAGACCAAGGCTGCATCAGTTCGGAGAAGCATAGGATGAATAGAGCTTCTGTGGTCATGGGACTGGACCAAATCTCCATTCTCCAAAAGTTTCCAAAGGAACAAAGCGTGGACCGGTTCTACAGATGGAGATACTCCGAGGACAGTGCATCACTAGTGAAAACAAGGCTTACACTCGGCAAGTTCATGCCTGATCTTTCTTGGCTTCTTGTTACATCAGTCTTGAAAAACACTGTGTTCCATATCAAAACTATCCAAAACAAGATGGTGTATCTGATTATGACGGATGAAGAGTGTAGTAGTAGTTCTTGTTTGAGTGCAATGAATATAACGGTGGAAGATGGAGTTTACTTGTCAAAGGTGGTTACATTCAATCCAGATGAGGATGATACTACTCTTGCTCTGGATTATGTTCAtgtagaggaggaggaggaaagtgaagaagaggaggaggtgatGGAGCTGCGACGATCCAAGAGAAGAAACATGAGGCCTGAAAGATATGGTTTCTCTGGGGTTCAGCCAGATTCAAAGGATGGATGGGTAAGGCTTATGCCATATAAGTACAGCACATGGACTgatgacgaagaagatgatgatgaagatagtAATGATGATAGAGATTCAGATGATGATTTGTACTTACCCTTATCACACTTCTTTGGgaaagagagcaacacaaaggGATTCAGTAAACGTAAGGAAAGTGAGATTGTTTTGGTAGACAAAAcagcgaggaagaagaagatgatgatgaagatgaagaaaagaGATGGAAGTGGTCGAAGCCGCGAGCTCTCAGTAATCCCCTTCACTCCAGTGTTTGACCCTATACCATTGGAACAGTTTGGTTTCAATGCAAACAGTTTATGTAGTGGTGGATTCTCTGGAAGCAATTTGATAGATGAGATGGATAGGTATCGTAGTAAACCTTCTAAATACGGTAAGAAGAAGATGTTGTCTGAAATGGATGAGATGGAATCTGACTTGGGTTGGATTGACAACATGAGCAAGTCCTCGGTCCAAAAAAGAACAGGATCACACTCCCGGACAAGGTCCGGTTATGGGAAAACCGGACATTCTGATGAACCGCAGATATTTAAGAGGAGAACATTGAGCGCAGGTGCTTATAACAAGCTGATAGAATCATACATGAGTAATATTGACTCCACAATTGCAGCCAAGAAGGAGACAAACAGTGTTGTTGAGCAATGGGAAGCGTTAAAGAACCCCACAAGCACTACAGTGGAAGATGAAGACGGGTCGAGTGAGGATGATGATAGTGAGGGAGAGACGTCAGAGAATGAGATGTTGTGGAGGGAGATGGAACTATGTATGGCTTCTTCTTACATTCTTGATGACAGTGAG tTGAGAGTGGATAATGAGGCGTTCCAGAAAGCGACAAGTGGTTGTGAACATGATTATGAACTGAATGAAGAAATAGGAATGTGTTGCAAATTATGTGGTCATGTAGGATCGGAGATAAGAGATGTTTCTGCACCTTTT GCGCGACAAAAGAAATGGACCACAGAGGCTAAGCATATCAACGAAGAAGACATTGACACTAATGTGAAACAAGACGGAGATGAGGGACGCAGTTTCACTATGCCTGTTGCTACCTTAGAGGTTCCTTCACCTGAAGAAAGCGAGAACGTTTGGTCACTAATACCACAGCTTAGGAGAAAACTTCACATGCACCAGAAGAAAGCTTTTGAGTTTCTCTGGAGAAACCTAGCTGGGTCAGTGGTTCCCTCCATGATGGATCCGAGTTCAGATAAGATAGGTGGCTGCGTGGTTTCTCATACCCCAGGAGCAGGCAAAACATTTCTCATCATAGCTTTTCTCGCAAGCTACTTGAAGATATTCCCTGGGAAGAGGCCCTTGGTTCTTGCTCCCAAAACAACATTGTACACATGGTACAAGGAGTTCATCAAATGGGAGATTCCAGTTCCCGTTCACTTGATCCATGGCCGTAGAACCTACTGTGTAGCCAAAGAGAACAAGATTCAGTTCAAAGGGATTCCAAAACCGAGCCAAGATGTTAGTCATGTTATCGACTGTTTAGACAAGATTCAGAAGTGGCATGCCCAGCCTAGTGTTCTTGTAATGGGTTACACTTCGTTCCTAACATTAATGAGAGAAGATTCCAAGTTTGCTCACAGGAAGTACATGGCTAAGGTACTGAGAGAATCTCCGGGCCTTCTGGTTCTAGACGAGGGACACAATCCGAGGAGTACCAAGTCGAGATTGCGCAAGGCTTTGATGAAAGTTGACACTGACTTGAGGGTTTTGCTGTCTGGTACATTGTTTCAGAACAACTTCTGTGAGTACTTCAACACTTTGTGCTTGGCTAGACCCAAGTTTATTCATGAGGTTCTAATGGAGTTGGACGAGAAGTTCAATACCAACCAAACTGTTCAAAAGGCGCCTCACTTGATTGAAAACAGAGCGAGGAAGTTCTTCCTTGACATTATAGCCAAGAAGATTGACACAAAAGTTGGAGACGAGCGGTTGCAAGGTCTTaacatgttgaggaacatgaccagCGGTTTCATTGATAACTATGAAGGAAGTGGAAGCGGAAGTGGTGATGTTCTTCCTGGTTTGCAGATCTACACGTTGTTGATGAACTCCACAGATTTACAGCACAAGACTCTTACAAAACTTCAGACGGTGATGTCGACTTACCATGGTTATCCCCTGGAACTGGAGCTTCTCATAACCTTAGCAGCTATCCATCCTTGGCTGGTTAAAACCTCCACGTGTTGCGCCAAGTTCTTCAACCCTGAGGAGCTTTTCGAGATCGAGAAGCTCAAGCATGACGCCAAGAAAGGATCCAAAGTCATGTTTGTGCTCAACCTCGTGTTTAGGGTGGTCAAGAGGGAGAAAATCCTCATCTTCTGCCACAACATTGCGCCGATCCGCCTGTTTCTTGAGCTGTTTGAGAATGTGTTCAGGTggaagagagggagagagatccTTACCTTAACAGGGGATCTTGAGCTGTTTGACAGAGGCAGAGTGATAGACAAATTTGAAGAGCATGGAGGTCCTTCTCGTGTTCTGCTGGCTTCAATCACAGCCTGTGCAGAAGGGATCAGTCTAACTGCTGCTTCGAGGGTGATCATGCTTGACTCGGAGTGGAATCCTTCCAAGACAAAGCAAGCAATAGCACGCGCGTTCAGACCAGGACAGCAGAAAGTGGTGCACGTTTACCAGCTCTTATCCAGAGGAACACTTGAGGAAGACAAATACAGGAGGACGACGTGGAAAGAGTGGGTCTCAAGTATGATTTTCAGCGAAGAATTTGTAGAGGACCCGTCACAATGGCAAGCTGAAAAGATTGAAGACGATGTTCTCAGAGAGATCGTAGAGGAAGACAAAGTCAAATCCTTCCATATGATCATGAAGAACGAGAAAGCTTCAActggttga